One segment of Coffea arabica cultivar ET-39 chromosome 7c, Coffea Arabica ET-39 HiFi, whole genome shotgun sequence DNA contains the following:
- the LOC113699292 gene encoding uncharacterized protein, which yields MQAVQFCSKIKRTHSHKPQYYKATTYIFTYQESFINYSSSSHNMHSLPSFIFPKIIYYSFIISFGPWCILAPNPACLTKCGSLEVKYPLGTGYGCGSPRFHPIIACTATATGDRLLLTTHTGSYPITSISYSSSTITISPPCMSNCTFMQTCPTILGLDWASPFQLGPSIFILLSCDPSISSLTTKDFNTLICDPSSTYLCASVYTCPAVVDLGMRLFPSTNTCCVYSPANLDSRDEFNLHELNCAGYTSVVSLGDVPSDPMQWEYGMVLKYNLGGLDSYNTAPSCRACELSGGVCGYAPPHNSFVCVCQNGVNTTTDCYNYLNGQWLSVSSTSHLSWKVWWGILAVLMYLLSNSFMSEQN from the exons ATGCAAGCTGTCCAATTTTGTTCTAAAATTAAACGAACACACTCCCACAAGCCACAATACTACAAAGCAACAACATACATTTTTACTTATCAAGAATCATTTATCAACTATTCCtcttcatcacataacatgcattCTCTACCTTCTTTCATCTTCCCTAAAATCATCTATTACTCCTTCATCATATCCTTTGGACCATGGTGCATATTGGCTCCAAATCCGGCCTGCCTGACCAAGTGTGGTTCATTAGAGGTGAAGTACCCTTTAGGCACCGGCTACGGCTGCGGCTCGCCACGATTCCACCCGATCATCGCGTGCACGGCCACGGCCACCGGTGACCGGCTCCTCCTCACCACCCACACAGGCTCATACCCCATAACCTCCATATCCTATTCTTCTTCAACCATAACCATCTCACCTCCATGCATGTCAAATTGCACCTTCATGCAAACCTGCCCAACCATCTTGGGCCTTGATTGGGCCAGCCCATTCCAACTTGGCCCATCAATCTTCATCCTGTTATCATGCGATCCTTCCATATCATCCCTCACCACGAAGGACTTCAACACCCTCATCTGTGATCCTTCTTCAACCTACCTTTGTGCCTCAGTCTACACATGTCCGGCCGTCGTCGACCTCGGCATGCGTCTCTTTCCTTCTACCAACACTTGCTGCGTGTACTCTCCGGCGAATCTCGACTCGAGGGATGAATTCAACCTGCATGAACTAAACTGTGCTGGCTATACTTCAGTTGTGTCACTAGGGGATGTGCCATCTGACCCTATGCAGTGGGAGTATGGTATGGTCTTGAAGTACAATCTTGGTGGATTGGACAGCTATAATACTGCTCCAAGTTGCCGTGCTTGTGAACTAAGTGGTGGGGTGTGTGGATACGCTCCTCCACATAACTCTTTTGTTTGTGTTTGTCAAAATGGGGTTAATACAACTACAGATTGCTACAACTACCTTAATGGCCAGTGGCTTTCTGTGAGCTCAACTTCTCATTTAAGCT GGAAAGTTTGGTGGGGTATTTTGGCGGTTCTAATGTATCTTCTGTCAAATAGCTTCATGAGCGAGCAAAACTGA